The Thalassoroseus pseudoceratinae genome has a segment encoding these proteins:
- a CDS encoding MarR family winged helix-turn-helix transcriptional regulator yields the protein MAAKKTTTTKATTKKTTTKSTPKKTTTKKTQSKSKKTEKVDPKMERKQAKSIELSLAQFRVLKALSNGEAMTYRDIEKVTGYYSILTKVMRTKHDGSLCSRKLATEEMHDVNGRDVLAFRITAAGKKAVRQAEKVEA from the coding sequence ATGGCCGCCAAGAAGACCACGACGACGAAAGCAACGACTAAGAAGACCACCACCAAGTCAACGCCAAAGAAAACCACGACCAAGAAGACCCAATCCAAGAGCAAGAAGACTGAGAAGGTAGATCCAAAGATGGAACGCAAGCAAGCTAAGTCGATCGAACTGAGCCTGGCACAATTCCGAGTCTTGAAGGCTCTGAGCAATGGCGAGGCAATGACCTACCGCGACATTGAGAAGGTGACCGGCTATTACTCGATCTTGACTAAGGTCATGCGGACCAAACACGATGGCAGTCTCTGCTCTCGGAAACTCGCCACCGAAGAGATGCACGACGTCAACGGTCGAGACGTGTTGGCGTTCCGAATCACCGCAGCAGGTAAGAAGGCAGTCCGACAAGCAGAGAAGGTCGAAGCATAA
- a CDS encoding terminase large subunit domain-containing protein, translating into MNLREIQQSPAAFRRAIKIDTDRHGVAPLADCLDDWQEADFQALDNGWRRAAGQKVEQATQRAWLERGRGHSKTSDLAVMATWTLFASRKRLSGIAAAGDKDQAALLRTAIARLLDCNPWLSGLIEIQSSRIINTGTKSELEIISSDAATSYGLTPDFVIADEVCHWAKRDLWDSLLSSSAKRSTCMFVVITNAGLMDDWVWETREKVRTDPAWHFSRLDGPVASWINQDLLAEQERLLPSIAFTRLWLNEWTSGGGDALSRADIEAAFDKNLSLMPAKESGYQYVAGLDLGVSRDASAICVLAIKGRQRWDKTRSDHGEIRLAYTQLWKPNRGEKINLSQVESALVKLHSKYDFESVMYDPWQATHMSQRLELRRLPMVELTQSGTNLQRVATTVIEAFNDRRLRLYPEPELKRDLIRLRVEERSYGFRLVSPRDGTGHGDLASAFGYAMVGANDLAGRIRKGQAGVIDLYAPQEVDADDDVPYWAKDFESRRLQFEADQRMFREPDDDDAELRLAMRLASGGRRG; encoded by the coding sequence ATGAACCTTCGCGAAATCCAACAATCACCAGCAGCATTCCGACGAGCCATCAAGATCGACACCGACCGTCATGGCGTTGCACCTCTCGCAGATTGCCTAGACGATTGGCAGGAAGCCGATTTCCAGGCACTCGACAACGGCTGGCGTCGTGCAGCAGGTCAGAAGGTCGAGCAAGCAACGCAGCGTGCTTGGCTGGAACGCGGTCGTGGCCATTCTAAGACCAGCGACTTGGCTGTCATGGCAACTTGGACTCTGTTCGCCTCTCGAAAGCGACTCTCAGGTATCGCAGCAGCAGGTGACAAGGACCAAGCAGCGTTACTCCGAACAGCCATCGCAAGACTGTTAGACTGCAATCCTTGGCTGTCTGGCCTCATCGAGATTCAGAGTTCGCGGATCATCAACACTGGCACCAAATCCGAACTCGAAATCATCTCAAGCGATGCCGCCACGAGCTACGGTCTGACTCCCGATTTCGTGATTGCCGACGAGGTTTGCCATTGGGCCAAACGTGACCTCTGGGATTCTCTGTTATCCTCATCGGCCAAGCGATCGACTTGTATGTTCGTCGTGATCACCAACGCGGGTCTGATGGACGATTGGGTTTGGGAAACCAGAGAGAAGGTCCGCACCGATCCGGCTTGGCACTTTTCCAGACTTGATGGTCCGGTCGCATCCTGGATCAATCAAGACCTACTTGCCGAGCAGGAACGACTCTTACCATCCATCGCGTTCACTCGCCTATGGCTCAACGAATGGACCTCAGGCGGTGGCGACGCACTCAGTAGAGCCGACATCGAGGCAGCATTTGACAAGAATCTCAGTCTGATGCCAGCCAAGGAATCCGGCTATCAGTACGTCGCAGGTTTAGACCTTGGCGTGTCTCGCGATGCCTCTGCAATCTGCGTTCTCGCGATTAAGGGTCGCCAGCGTTGGGACAAGACTCGCAGCGATCACGGTGAAATCCGATTGGCCTACACTCAACTTTGGAAACCAAATCGAGGCGAGAAGATCAATCTTTCTCAAGTTGAGTCCGCACTCGTCAAGCTGCACAGCAAATATGATTTCGAGAGCGTGATGTACGATCCTTGGCAGGCAACGCATATGAGCCAGAGACTCGAACTCAGACGGTTGCCGATGGTCGAGCTAACTCAGTCCGGTACGAATCTGCAACGTGTCGCTACAACTGTGATCGAGGCGTTTAACGATCGTCGACTCAGGCTGTATCCAGAACCAGAGTTGAAACGCGATCTCATCCGACTCCGAGTCGAGGAACGCAGCTATGGTTTCCGGCTTGTCAGTCCTAGAGATGGCACAGGACACGGTGACCTCGCATCTGCGTTTGGGTACGCAATGGTCGGAGCTAATGATCTAGCTGGTCGAATCCGAAAGGGTCAGGCTGGCGTGATCGATTTATACGCTCCTCAGGAAGTTGACGCGGACGACGACGTGCCATATTGGGCCAAAGACTTCGAGTCGAGACGCCTGCAATTCGAGGCGGACCAACGCATGTTTCGTGAGCCTGATGACGATGATGCCGAACTACGCCTAGCCATGCGATTGGCTAGTGGTGGTCGTCGTGGATAA
- a CDS encoding PAS domain S-box protein: protein MGSTDGDRVFDEADSLGRKNYLQSSELLETVLAAFRAVAWEWDLSEDQIVFTENAAKALRLAIVAESLPSSRWFDLIHPDDQKRHRDVMTDVISQGGEYKSEYRVIRPDDGTILWLMEQGRAFPGHSGKTVSLSGVVRDISEQKQVEQRHRQFVLLAENSDEFIGMCDEQLRPFFINPAGVRLVGLDSREKALQTPVRDFFFPDDQPKMLNEFFPRVLREGRGEVEIRFRHFKTGQPLWVIFGLFALVDEHGGPMGFATITRDITERKQTETTLRNSAERYHTLFESIDEGFCIIEMIFDDNDEPYDYRFLEVNQAFEKYTGLRNAVGKRMREFAPNHETHWYEIYGRVAMTGESVRCINEAKALGRWYEVAASRIGSPEDRHVAVLFNDITDRKQAESERERLHREVETERERLIDVFQRAPSFMAVVNGPDHVFERVNDRYYQLVGHRELIGIPVRKALPEIAGQGLFEALDKVYETGEPFVATGMPVLLQRQPNDPPEERFLDFVYQALYGPDGEITGILAQGIDLTERKHAEAALRENEQRFRTLVEQVQDYAIFMTDSEGRATSWNEGVRQVLGFSESEFLGQDIGPIIFTREDIVNGAPQIELDTAAANGRARSDRWMQRKDGTQFFATGITAALHDEVGKLVGFMKVMRDETNQRHLEENLRRVAADLSEANRRKSEFLATLGHELRNPLAPIRTGLEIMKLAADDPVIMEDTRSMMERQTQQMVRLIDDLLDVSRISRGKMTLKTCDVVLADVLQSAVESTRPLIDEAGQELSISMPTEATPLHADPNRLAQVFSNLLHNATKYTPEGGHIELSVELQKDDVLVSVKDNGIGIPIELQAGIFELFSQIDQSIGKSYEGLGIGLTLVKQLVEMHGGDITVQSAGADQGSEFTVRLPVCVEIPPDPSPPSSSQPADKVMQLRILVVDDNHAAADMLAMVVSMIGNDVRTAYDGSQGVQVAESFRPDVVLMDLGMPVMTGYEAARHIREQDWGRDMILVALTGWGQEEDRQRTKEAGFDHHLVKPAEPATLQQLLIELASQSD from the coding sequence ATGGGAAGCACGGATGGAGACCGAGTCTTCGATGAGGCAGACTCATTAGGACGGAAGAACTATTTGCAGAGTTCTGAGCTGTTGGAAACAGTGTTGGCCGCTTTTCGCGCCGTTGCATGGGAATGGGACCTCTCCGAAGACCAGATCGTGTTCACGGAAAATGCTGCGAAGGCACTTCGACTGGCTATCGTGGCAGAGTCGCTGCCAAGTTCGCGATGGTTCGATCTCATCCATCCCGATGATCAGAAACGACATCGGGACGTCATGACGGACGTCATTTCCCAGGGCGGGGAATACAAGAGTGAATACCGTGTGATCCGTCCTGATGACGGGACGATTCTTTGGTTGATGGAGCAGGGGCGTGCGTTCCCCGGGCATTCCGGGAAAACTGTCAGTTTAAGTGGCGTAGTTCGGGACATTAGCGAGCAAAAACAAGTCGAACAACGGCATCGGCAGTTTGTCCTGCTGGCGGAAAACAGCGATGAATTTATCGGCATGTGTGACGAGCAACTCCGGCCGTTCTTCATCAATCCAGCTGGCGTGCGACTGGTCGGACTGGACAGCCGAGAAAAAGCGTTGCAAACGCCGGTCCGAGATTTCTTCTTCCCTGATGACCAGCCGAAGATGTTGAACGAGTTTTTCCCACGGGTCTTGCGGGAAGGCCGGGGGGAAGTCGAGATTCGCTTTCGGCACTTCAAGACGGGTCAACCTTTGTGGGTCATTTTCGGGCTCTTCGCTCTGGTGGACGAACACGGCGGCCCGATGGGCTTCGCAACAATTACTCGAGACATTACCGAACGAAAGCAAACAGAAACGACACTGCGTAACAGCGCAGAACGGTACCATACGTTGTTTGAGTCGATCGATGAAGGTTTCTGTATCATCGAGATGATCTTTGATGATAACGATGAGCCGTACGACTACCGCTTCTTGGAGGTCAATCAGGCGTTCGAAAAATACACAGGGTTGCGGAACGCAGTTGGCAAGAGGATGCGAGAGTTCGCTCCCAATCATGAAACTCATTGGTATGAAATCTATGGGCGAGTGGCGATGACCGGGGAATCGGTCCGTTGTATCAACGAAGCGAAAGCACTTGGTCGTTGGTACGAAGTTGCCGCGTCTCGGATCGGGTCGCCGGAAGATCGGCATGTCGCGGTTCTGTTCAACGATATTACGGACCGCAAGCAAGCGGAATCAGAACGCGAACGATTACACAGAGAAGTCGAGACCGAGCGAGAACGTCTGATTGATGTGTTCCAACGCGCCCCGTCATTTATGGCCGTTGTGAATGGCCCGGACCACGTCTTTGAACGAGTAAACGACCGCTACTATCAGCTGGTCGGGCATCGCGAACTGATCGGAATTCCGGTCCGTAAAGCACTTCCGGAAATTGCCGGACAAGGGCTTTTTGAAGCACTTGATAAAGTCTATGAGACTGGCGAACCATTTGTGGCCACGGGAATGCCGGTCCTTTTGCAGCGGCAACCCAATGATCCTCCTGAGGAACGATTTCTGGATTTTGTCTACCAGGCACTCTACGGTCCGGACGGCGAAATCACGGGTATTCTTGCTCAGGGCATCGATTTGACTGAGCGGAAACACGCTGAGGCCGCCTTGCGAGAGAACGAACAGCGATTTCGCACGCTGGTCGAGCAGGTTCAAGACTATGCGATCTTCATGACCGACTCCGAAGGCCGTGCCACTTCGTGGAACGAGGGTGTTCGGCAGGTGCTCGGTTTCTCGGAATCCGAATTTCTCGGGCAGGACATTGGCCCGATCATCTTTACCCGCGAGGACATTGTAAACGGTGCTCCCCAAATTGAGTTGGACACCGCGGCGGCAAACGGACGTGCTCGCAGTGATCGGTGGATGCAGCGGAAGGATGGGACACAGTTCTTTGCAACGGGAATCACCGCAGCCCTGCATGATGAAGTGGGGAAACTAGTTGGCTTCATGAAAGTCATGCGGGACGAAACCAATCAAAGGCATCTTGAAGAAAACCTTCGCAGGGTCGCCGCCGATCTTTCGGAAGCCAATCGCCGAAAATCTGAGTTTCTGGCAACGCTTGGGCATGAACTACGGAATCCATTGGCGCCCATTCGCACTGGCTTGGAGATCATGAAGCTTGCTGCGGATGATCCTGTGATCATGGAAGACACGCGTAGCATGATGGAGCGGCAGACTCAGCAGATGGTGCGACTGATTGACGACTTGCTTGACGTCTCGCGGATCAGCCGAGGGAAGATGACGCTGAAAACGTGCGATGTCGTGTTGGCCGACGTGTTGCAGAGCGCAGTGGAATCTACTCGTCCACTGATTGACGAAGCTGGGCAAGAACTGTCGATCAGTATGCCTACGGAGGCGACACCTCTCCACGCCGACCCAAACCGATTAGCTCAAGTCTTTTCGAACCTGCTCCACAACGCGACCAAATACACGCCGGAAGGGGGACACATCGAGCTTTCCGTCGAATTGCAGAAAGACGATGTCCTGGTTTCGGTCAAAGACAACGGTATCGGCATCCCGATCGAACTTCAGGCTGGCATTTTTGAGCTGTTCAGCCAGATCGACCAATCCATCGGAAAAAGCTATGAAGGTCTTGGAATTGGACTGACACTTGTCAAACAACTCGTGGAGATGCACGGAGGTGATATCACCGTCCAAAGTGCCGGTGCCGACCAAGGAAGCGAGTTCACCGTGCGTCTCCCCGTTTGTGTTGAAATACCTCCTGATCCGTCGCCGCCGTCATCCAGCCAACCCGCGGATAAAGTCATGCAGCTCCGCATTCTGGTTGTTGACGACAATCACGCGGCTGCCGACATGTTGGCCATGGTGGTCTCGATGATTGGCAACGATGTTCGCACCGCATATGACGGATCTCAAGGTGTTCAAGTCGCCGAGTCGTTTCGCCCCGATGTCGTCCTTATGGATCTGGGGATGCCAGTTATGACAGGGTATGAAGCCGCTCGCCACATCCGCGAACAAGACTGGGGACGTGACATGATACTCGTTGCCCTAACGGGCTGGGGACAGGAGGAAGATCGACAACGAACAAAGGAAGCCGGGTTCGATCATCACTTGGTCAAACCCGCTGAGCCTGCCACTTTGCAACAACTGCTTATCGAACTTGCGAGTCAATCAGATTGA
- a CDS encoding TspO/MBR family protein yields MKPLTVWLGLLVSLIICLGAGGLGAIATTPEIDGWYRTLQKPTWNPPGWVFGPVWTTLYVLMAIAAWLVWKNRGYRAAAVPLMLFGFQLLLNIAWSWIFFAAHKPGWAFVEIVVLWLAITATLISFYRESHLASGLLVPYLVWVSFAAVLNFEIWRLNAT; encoded by the coding sequence ATGAAACCATTGACCGTATGGCTTGGTCTGCTTGTGAGTTTGATCATCTGTTTGGGGGCCGGTGGTCTGGGGGCGATCGCAACCACACCCGAGATCGACGGTTGGTACCGGACACTCCAGAAGCCGACTTGGAATCCGCCGGGCTGGGTGTTTGGCCCCGTTTGGACGACCTTGTATGTTCTCATGGCAATCGCTGCGTGGTTGGTTTGGAAGAATCGCGGCTATCGCGCGGCAGCAGTACCATTGATGCTGTTCGGCTTTCAGCTTCTCTTGAACATCGCTTGGTCGTGGATCTTCTTTGCCGCTCACAAACCGGGCTGGGCTTTCGTGGAAATTGTCGTACTTTGGTTGGCAATCACGGCGACGCTGATCAGTTTCTACAGGGAGTCACACCTGGCCAGCGGACTGCTCGTGCCGTACTTGGTCTGGGTAAGTTTCGCCGCTGTGCTCAACTTCGAGATTTGGCGATTGAACGCAACATAA
- a CDS encoding metallophosphoesterase → MNRLVAVGDIHGCSQTLAALLKRIDLEPGDTLLSTGDLSSKGEDSQGVHDQLVELEERGVNLILLLGNHELMLLAMQRLVGADVDLTKFPESVFEGADVSFLVRDNETWATLKSYGIEGAEDPQYWAFRYTDPQEHFESLTDQFTDLNWELPQSHLDLLSRCQTHHIERNCLFVHSGILPKFLQMANAHDAVEAQLQEDARALFWTREGLGERPSFPELIVHGHTPLPYLHTCVADTSPWRDEDLVFKSVIHNGTLNLDSGVFLEAGHLTAVEIPEDGNPANFEMIRVSRRDPVCKDRLWHFNFM, encoded by the coding sequence ATGAACAGATTGGTGGCAGTCGGTGACATCCACGGATGTAGCCAGACATTGGCGGCACTGCTCAAGAGAATTGACCTGGAACCAGGCGACACACTTCTGTCGACCGGTGATCTCTCGTCCAAGGGGGAAGATTCCCAAGGCGTTCACGATCAGTTAGTAGAGCTAGAAGAACGCGGCGTCAATCTGATCTTGCTCCTGGGCAATCATGAACTGATGTTGCTGGCGATGCAACGCTTGGTCGGTGCGGATGTGGACCTCACCAAATTCCCCGAATCGGTCTTCGAAGGTGCTGATGTCAGCTTCCTTGTTCGAGACAACGAAACTTGGGCCACTCTCAAGTCTTACGGAATCGAGGGAGCCGAAGACCCGCAGTATTGGGCGTTTCGTTACACCGATCCCCAAGAGCATTTCGAATCCCTGACCGACCAATTTACCGACCTGAATTGGGAGTTGCCCCAGTCTCACCTGGATTTACTCTCTCGCTGCCAGACACATCACATCGAACGGAATTGCCTCTTCGTGCATTCGGGGATTCTTCCGAAGTTTCTTCAGATGGCAAACGCCCACGACGCGGTCGAAGCCCAACTCCAAGAAGATGCCCGTGCTCTATTCTGGACCCGAGAAGGGCTTGGCGAACGTCCCAGTTTTCCCGAACTAATCGTCCATGGTCACACACCGTTACCGTACTTGCACACCTGCGTGGCCGACACGAGTCCATGGCGTGATGAAGACTTGGTTTTTAAATCCGTAATTCACAACGGCACCTTGAACCTCGACAGCGGTGTCTTCCTGGAAGCCGGCCATTTGACTGCCGTGGAAATTCCCGAAGACGGTAACCCGGCCAATTTTGAAATGATTCGGGTCTCGCGACGCGACCCCGTTTGCAAAGATCGGTTGTGGCATTTCAATTTCATGTAA
- a CDS encoding DUF1559 domain-containing protein produces MVIAIIAILIALLLPAVQQAREAARRTQCKNNLKQLGLALHNHHSAFGYFPSQRDDKKAPVPTSQQSFYRWSVLALLTPYLEQTNIYNAIDLKQPLFVFTPGPPPSVITQPGLSGVVATRVFGFLCPSDTHERIVDDWGATNYVACNGSGSNGGTYENADGVFYHDSQTRIGDMTDGSSNTAAFSETLIGSGAADSTRGTANASPDGNLASVWNASAPTIEDSWCLSDSSPVIFKRGEKWADGSVNDTGYHHFRTPNSPINDCYSRYAALKSARSRHPGGANVLLADGAVRFVSDSVNLTTWRNIGSRNDGQVLSDW; encoded by the coding sequence GTGGTTATTGCAATCATCGCAATCCTAATTGCTCTACTGCTGCCTGCCGTTCAGCAAGCCCGTGAAGCGGCTCGCCGAACACAGTGTAAGAACAACCTCAAACAACTTGGTTTAGCATTGCATAACCATCACAGTGCATTCGGATATTTTCCGTCGCAACGGGATGACAAAAAGGCTCCGGTTCCCACGAGCCAACAGAGTTTTTATCGCTGGTCGGTCCTAGCACTGTTAACTCCCTACTTGGAGCAGACGAATATCTACAATGCGATCGATCTCAAGCAGCCTTTGTTTGTTTTTACTCCCGGCCCGCCACCGAGTGTGATCACTCAACCGGGGTTGTCGGGTGTCGTTGCAACAAGAGTTTTTGGTTTTCTTTGTCCAAGTGACACCCACGAACGAATTGTGGACGACTGGGGCGCGACAAACTATGTTGCCTGCAATGGTAGTGGTTCCAATGGCGGAACCTACGAGAACGCCGATGGAGTTTTCTATCACGATTCTCAAACTCGCATCGGTGACATGACCGACGGAAGTTCCAACACCGCCGCGTTCTCGGAGACTCTAATCGGCAGTGGTGCGGCCGATAGTACCCGCGGAACCGCAAACGCTTCCCCCGATGGAAATTTAGCGTCGGTCTGGAACGCCTCGGCTCCGACGATCGAAGACTCCTGGTGCCTGAGTGATTCATCGCCGGTGATCTTCAAGCGTGGCGAGAAATGGGCAGACGGTTCGGTAAATGACACCGGATACCATCACTTCCGAACTCCAAACTCACCGATCAACGACTGCTACTCTCGCTACGCGGCTCTCAAGAGTGCTCGAAGTCGACACCCGGGTGGGGCCAATGTTTTGCTCGCCGACGGAGCTGTTCGCTTCGTCAGCGACTCCGTGAATCTCACCACTTGGCGAAACATCGGATCTCGCAATGATGGCCAAGTCCTTAGCGACTGGTAG
- a CDS encoding exo-alpha-sialidase — MSCAKSILLISFVCGLLTAEADADETIQQQTVVSVARIWDRAEHSAFTDLILFDDDLYCTFREGSGHIPGRNGTIRVIRSQDGMNWESVGLLSEQHVDLRDPKLSVAPDGRLMVNAGASFYHGSERKRIESRVAFFDSKSERFGPTQKVTMPDSIITGHDWLWRVTWHDGWAWGCVQQVPPGKPRTLQLIRSRDGIHYDHVSTLAVDFPSETTLQFLPDNTMLAMIRRGGNDPAGWIGQAKPPYTEWNFTPSNKRFGGPNLVQLPQSVWLAGSRGYGKKATTELWQLDLDTSQFDHLVTLPSSGDTSYPGFVVDEPNNRLWVSYYSSHEGKAAIYLATLRLSALQKTQP; from the coding sequence ATGAGCTGTGCAAAGAGCATTCTTCTAATATCGTTTGTTTGCGGATTGCTCACGGCTGAAGCGGATGCCGACGAGACGATTCAACAACAAACGGTCGTTTCGGTTGCGCGAATTTGGGACCGTGCCGAACATAGTGCGTTCACAGATTTGATACTGTTTGATGACGACCTCTACTGTACTTTTCGCGAGGGGTCCGGTCACATTCCCGGGCGTAACGGCACCATTCGGGTGATTCGTTCGCAAGACGGGATGAATTGGGAATCCGTGGGTTTGTTGTCCGAGCAACACGTCGACCTGCGTGACCCGAAACTTTCCGTCGCACCAGATGGACGGCTGATGGTGAATGCTGGCGCGTCGTTCTATCATGGTTCGGAGCGGAAACGCATTGAGTCACGGGTGGCCTTCTTCGACAGCAAGAGTGAACGCTTCGGACCTACGCAGAAAGTGACGATGCCAGATTCCATCATCACCGGTCATGATTGGCTGTGGCGTGTCACTTGGCACGATGGCTGGGCTTGGGGGTGTGTGCAGCAAGTTCCGCCTGGGAAGCCTCGCACGCTTCAGCTCATTCGGAGTCGGGACGGAATTCACTACGACCATGTGTCCACATTGGCGGTGGACTTTCCCAGCGAAACCACTCTGCAGTTTCTACCAGACAATACAATGCTTGCCATGATTCGTCGCGGAGGCAACGATCCGGCGGGTTGGATTGGTCAAGCCAAACCGCCCTACACCGAATGGAATTTCACGCCATCGAACAAACGATTCGGGGGACCGAATCTCGTTCAACTTCCTCAATCCGTTTGGCTAGCCGGCAGTCGCGGTTACGGCAAAAAAGCGACCACGGAACTATGGCAACTCGATTTGGATACGTCCCAATTTGACCATCTCGTGACACTGCCAAGCAGTGGCGATACGAGCTATCCCGGCTTTGTCGTCGATGAGCCGAACAATCGATTGTGGGTGTCCTACTATTCGTCGCATGAGGGCAAAGCCGCAATCTATCTCGCCACGTTGCGGCTCAGTGCGTTACAGAAAACTCAACCCTGA
- a CDS encoding DUF2293 domain-containing protein has translation MPNETRIVTPGPTDRSVRTPNGQDLQVPDSWELLPPGDAALTRRVKSAGPSWTVQEKKGRRTFSRGVWAPADRIAKIRADLDAERSTESYAKRRAADTARREKKHKEYVAEFRKAVLAFLGFAVEYDDLAERLAEAVTKHATPVGSGTVARTQRIPIEQRAESAVIAWMRHQTTAYDSMKIARVKGKRREVRRQLAEKSRSLLASYRRGEPVDSSRCPLQSALAPSCDQGETP, from the coding sequence ATGCCCAACGAGACACGGATTGTCACCCCTGGACCGACGGATCGGTCGGTTCGCACGCCGAATGGACAGGACCTGCAAGTGCCCGACAGTTGGGAACTGCTCCCGCCTGGGGATGCCGCTCTCACGCGACGCGTGAAGTCGGCCGGTCCCAGTTGGACGGTGCAAGAGAAAAAAGGCCGACGGACGTTTTCCCGTGGGGTTTGGGCACCGGCTGATCGAATTGCGAAAATCCGCGCGGACCTCGACGCCGAGCGTTCGACGGAATCCTATGCCAAACGTCGGGCAGCGGATACGGCTCGTCGGGAAAAGAAACACAAAGAGTACGTGGCTGAGTTCCGAAAAGCCGTTCTTGCCTTCCTCGGTTTTGCCGTCGAGTATGATGATCTGGCCGAGAGGCTTGCGGAAGCGGTAACGAAACACGCGACGCCTGTCGGTAGTGGCACGGTGGCTCGGACTCAGCGAATTCCGATCGAACAGCGGGCGGAATCGGCTGTGATCGCTTGGATGCGACATCAGACCACTGCCTACGACTCTATGAAAATTGCCCGCGTCAAAGGCAAACGTCGAGAAGTTCGCCGTCAACTCGCCGAGAAGTCTCGAAGTCTTCTGGCATCATACCGTCGTGGAGAGCCGGTCGACTCTTCACGTTGTCCGCTGCAATCGGCGCTGGCACCGTCATGTGACCAAGGAGAAACACCATGA